In a single window of the Tellurirhabdus bombi genome:
- a CDS encoding DoxX family protein has product MGLYLMAAIYTVAGILHFTATRTYIKIMPPYLPAHKALVLLSGGAEILLGLALLIPSLRPWAAWGIILLLIAIFPANLYMLTSGKFTSLPTWVLFLRLPLQLVLIWWAYQYTK; this is encoded by the coding sequence ATGGGCCTTTATCTAATGGCGGCAATTTATACGGTGGCTGGGATTCTGCATTTCACAGCCACCCGTACTTACATAAAGATCATGCCGCCCTATCTTCCGGCCCATAAAGCCCTTGTGCTGCTTAGTGGCGGTGCCGAAATTCTTCTTGGCCTGGCTTTACTGATTCCCTCGCTCCGTCCTTGGGCGGCCTGGGGAATTATTTTATTACTGATTGCCATTTTTCCCGCTAATCTCTACATGCTTACGTCCGGCAAGTTTACCTCTTTACCGACCTGGGTTTTATTTCTTCGTTTGCCGCTCCAACTGGTCCTGATCTGGTGGGCTTACCAATACACAAAATAG
- a CDS encoding acyl-CoA dehydrogenase yields MASTTFDLTGLNFNLTEEHQAVQEAARDFAQNELLPGVIERDTAAKFPTEQVRRMGELGFLGMMVSPEYGGGGMDTVSYVIAMEEISKVDASCSVIMSVNNSLVCWGLERFGSEQQKQKYLTKLATGEQLGAFCLSEPEAGSDATSQHTTAFDAGDHYLVNGTKNWITNGGSAGIYLVMAQTDIDKKHRGINCLIVENGQAGFVVGKKEDKMGIRASDTHSLMFTDVQVAKENRIGEDGFGFKFAMATLNGGRIGIAAQALGIASGAYELALSYAQERKSFGKRIFDHQAIQFKLAEMATKIEAARLLVFKAARLKDEHKDYVQAAAMAKLYASEVAMWATTEAVQIHGGYGYVKEYHVERLMRDAKITQIYEGTSEIQKLVIARELVK; encoded by the coding sequence ATGGCGTCCACAACCTTTGATTTAACAGGATTGAATTTTAATTTAACGGAAGAGCATCAGGCGGTTCAGGAAGCGGCGCGTGATTTTGCGCAGAACGAACTCCTGCCGGGCGTCATCGAACGGGACACCGCAGCCAAATTTCCTACGGAGCAAGTTCGGCGCATGGGCGAACTCGGTTTTTTGGGCATGATGGTCTCCCCCGAATACGGGGGCGGGGGCATGGATACCGTTTCGTACGTAATCGCTATGGAGGAAATTTCTAAAGTAGATGCTTCCTGCTCGGTTATTATGTCTGTTAATAATTCACTGGTATGCTGGGGACTGGAACGCTTTGGATCAGAACAGCAAAAACAGAAATACCTCACAAAGCTGGCAACAGGCGAGCAACTCGGCGCGTTCTGCCTCTCGGAACCGGAAGCCGGCTCCGACGCTACTTCGCAACATACAACCGCTTTTGACGCGGGCGATCATTATTTAGTAAACGGCACCAAAAACTGGATTACCAACGGTGGCTCGGCAGGCATCTACCTGGTCATGGCCCAGACCGATATTGACAAAAAACACCGGGGCATCAACTGCCTGATTGTAGAAAACGGCCAAGCGGGTTTTGTGGTTGGTAAAAAAGAAGACAAGATGGGCATTCGGGCTTCCGACACGCATTCGTTGATGTTTACGGATGTCCAGGTAGCTAAAGAAAACCGGATTGGCGAAGATGGGTTTGGCTTCAAGTTTGCCATGGCGACCCTTAACGGGGGCCGCATTGGCATTGCGGCCCAGGCGCTAGGAATTGCTTCGGGTGCCTACGAGCTGGCGCTTAGCTACGCCCAGGAACGGAAATCCTTTGGCAAACGGATATTTGATCACCAGGCCATTCAGTTCAAGCTGGCCGAGATGGCCACCAAAATCGAAGCTGCCCGGCTATTGGTGTTCAAAGCCGCCCGCCTAAAAGATGAACATAAAGATTATGTGCAGGCTGCGGCAATGGCCAAGTTATATGCGTCGGAGGTAGCCATGTGGGCCACGACCGAGGCCGTGCAAATTCATGGTGGGTATGGTTATGTAAAAGAATACCACGTAGAGCGCCTAATGCGGGATGCAAAAATCACGCAGATCTATGAGGGTACGTCCGAAATCCAAAAATTAGTAATCGCCAGAGAATTGGTTAAATAG
- a CDS encoding AraC family transcriptional regulator yields MEDYNKIIESLGVKFIKARNIRILQPITIKNYYDVENTLTILYNGEVSFGEESQQVEVGDMLFIPGGKHVTVTYGDPSHPKTVSNEEFMTHRELYLEANRDPQKVSNMPNSFGYVSFEAKVFDSVNFFNSLDIPPFIIKRDDNLAQTINQILVEDMLDTAGKGRIIKIKTEEIVIEVIRYILKYKLFVEQLVTNSTYFKDPRLIDIFAYIKDNLGGDLSNKVLANVANVSEDYVGQYFKMLTGINPQDYIEYQRMEAAVGLLRTTKKSIRAIGAEVGYKDTAYFCRRFKMMFGIPAGKMRRRESLMNV; encoded by the coding sequence ATGGAAGATTACAACAAGATTATTGAGTCGCTCGGAGTGAAATTTATTAAAGCACGGAATATCCGTATCCTCCAGCCTATCACCATAAAAAATTACTACGATGTAGAGAATACCTTAACAATTCTTTACAACGGCGAAGTTTCTTTTGGCGAAGAGTCCCAGCAGGTTGAAGTAGGTGATATGCTATTTATTCCGGGAGGAAAGCATGTTACCGTTACTTACGGCGACCCTTCTCACCCTAAAACAGTCTCGAATGAAGAATTTATGACGCATCGGGAGCTGTATCTGGAAGCCAATCGGGATCCGCAGAAGGTTAGCAACATGCCGAATTCTTTTGGGTACGTATCCTTTGAGGCTAAGGTTTTCGATTCGGTTAACTTCTTTAACTCGCTGGATATTCCGCCGTTTATCATCAAACGTGATGACAATCTGGCGCAAACCATCAACCAGATTCTGGTTGAGGATATGCTGGATACTGCGGGTAAAGGACGAATCATTAAAATCAAAACCGAAGAGATTGTTATTGAAGTCATTCGCTACATCCTGAAATACAAACTGTTTGTTGAACAACTAGTTACGAACAGCACTTATTTCAAAGATCCGCGTTTGATTGATATTTTCGCTTACATCAAGGATAACCTGGGCGGCGATCTTTCTAACAAAGTATTGGCAAACGTAGCCAATGTTTCGGAAGATTATGTTGGTCAGTATTTCAAGATGCTGACGGGTATCAATCCGCAAGACTACATCGAATACCAGCGTATGGAAGCAGCGGTTGGCCTTCTGCGCACAACGAAGAAGAGCATTCGGGCTATTGGTGCCGAAGTGGGTTACAAAGACACGGCTTATTTCTGCCGCCGTTTCAAAATGATGTTCGGGATTCCGGCTGGTAAAATGCGCCGTCGCGAGTCGCTGATGAACGTATAA
- a CDS encoding phosphoglycerol geranylgeranyltransferase gives MQPSSNQRLSNQHNLLLTSLTKRKESGKKSFAVLLDPDKVEQDAFKDLLLRSVENRIDFFFVGGSLITNFVLQDVIKTIRNYTNIPAILFPGNSLHIEPSADAILLLSLISGRNPEFLIGQHVIAAPILKQSGLEVLPTGYMLVDSGVQTTVSYISNTTPLPYDKPSVAACTAMAGEMLGLRLMYMDAGSGAKRPVAPEMIAAVRKAVDTPLIVGGGINSAEKALAALQAGADVVVVGNGIEKDPELLPEIAEVVRAFNEPLVSSR, from the coding sequence ATGCAGCCAAGCAGCAACCAGCGTCTGTCCAACCAACACAACCTGCTTCTTACTAGCCTTACTAAACGTAAAGAATCAGGTAAAAAATCATTTGCTGTCTTGCTCGATCCGGATAAGGTCGAGCAAGACGCGTTTAAAGACCTATTACTCCGAAGCGTTGAAAATCGGATTGATTTCTTCTTCGTTGGTGGGAGTCTGATTACCAATTTTGTTCTTCAGGATGTGATCAAAACCATCCGCAACTACACGAATATTCCGGCCATTTTATTTCCGGGAAATAGCCTGCACATTGAACCCAGCGCGGACGCTATTTTATTGCTTTCGCTGATTTCGGGTCGGAATCCAGAATTTTTAATTGGTCAACACGTCATTGCCGCACCGATCCTGAAGCAAAGCGGACTGGAAGTGCTACCAACTGGCTACATGCTTGTTGATAGTGGCGTGCAAACGACTGTTTCTTACATAAGTAATACTACTCCCTTACCCTACGATAAGCCCAGTGTTGCTGCCTGCACGGCTATGGCGGGTGAAATGCTCGGTTTGCGGCTCATGTATATGGATGCGGGTAGCGGAGCCAAGCGCCCCGTAGCGCCTGAAATGATTGCTGCTGTACGGAAAGCCGTAGATACCCCCCTTATTGTAGGTGGAGGCATTAATTCTGCGGAGAAAGCCCTGGCTGCTCTGCAAGCAGGGGCAGATGTAGTGGTAGTTGGTAACGGCATTGAAAAAGATCCCGAGCTGTTACCGGAAATCGCCGAAGTCGTTAGGGCGTTTAATGAGCCGTTAGTCAGCAGTCGTTAA
- a CDS encoding phage holin family protein, protein MLEKLDEIREGIFKYLEARIELFKLETRNKVEEGVVHAVHGVILGFLATITTIFLFSLLAAWLNHVLDSRYLGFLIVAGFFMVLTIIWALGKNYFSGSIRKMAYGMIKTQQEKKAQEKTDAISELREQTEASIRQSYTERSVE, encoded by the coding sequence ATGTTAGAAAAATTAGATGAGATTAGAGAAGGGATCTTTAAATATCTCGAGGCGCGTATAGAGCTTTTCAAGCTTGAGACACGCAATAAGGTGGAGGAGGGCGTTGTTCATGCCGTTCACGGCGTGATTCTTGGTTTTTTAGCGACGATCACAACGATATTTTTATTCAGTTTACTGGCTGCCTGGTTGAACCATGTACTCGATAGCCGTTATCTTGGCTTTTTGATTGTTGCTGGTTTTTTCATGGTGTTGACGATCATTTGGGCTCTGGGAAAAAATTACTTTTCTGGGTCCATCCGAAAGATGGCTTACGGCATGATAAAGACCCAACAGGAGAAGAAAGCGCAGGAAAAGACGGACGCTATCAGCGAGTTACGCGAGCAAACAGAGGCTTCAATTCGCCAATCTTATACGGAGCGATCAGTAGAATAA
- a CDS encoding SprT-like domain-containing protein, producing the protein MSNRSTFLRYVPEKAADYCTQLWTQHQFTFRITQPRKTKLGDFRAEPGKGCTITVNNNLNTCAFLITYLHEVAHLLAYQQWIRSARRRRLQPHGSEWQKAFHAVMQPVLNESVFPDSVLVPLIDYLRSPAASTGAHSGLTKALRQLDSKPASYCLLIDLGEGEPFRFSEKEYVRGMKRRTRIVCTEKDTNRRVSVWAHVWVEKI; encoded by the coding sequence ATGAGCAATAGAAGTACATTTCTGCGCTATGTTCCCGAAAAGGCGGCTGATTATTGCACCCAATTATGGACCCAACATCAGTTCACATTTCGCATTACCCAACCTCGTAAAACCAAGCTAGGCGACTTTCGGGCAGAGCCGGGAAAAGGCTGCACCATTACCGTCAATAATAACCTGAACACCTGCGCCTTTCTGATTACTTACCTCCACGAAGTAGCCCATCTTCTTGCTTATCAGCAATGGATTCGTTCCGCGCGGCGACGACGCCTTCAACCGCACGGTTCAGAATGGCAAAAAGCGTTTCACGCTGTTATGCAGCCGGTTCTGAACGAATCTGTCTTCCCAGACTCTGTTTTAGTGCCATTAATTGATTATCTTCGTAGCCCGGCGGCCTCGACCGGAGCGCATTCCGGCTTAACGAAAGCACTCCGGCAACTAGACAGCAAACCTGCCAGTTATTGTCTGTTAATTGACCTCGGGGAAGGCGAACCGTTCCGTTTTTCAGAGAAAGAATATGTGCGGGGTATGAAACGGCGTACCCGCATCGTTTGTACAGAGAAAGACACCAATCGCAGGGTGTCGGTTTGGGCGCATGTCTGGGTGGAAAAAATATAA